The proteins below are encoded in one region of Oncorhynchus nerka isolate Pitt River linkage group LG15, Oner_Uvic_2.0, whole genome shotgun sequence:
- the LOC115143051 gene encoding LOW QUALITY PROTEIN: innate immunity activator protein-like (The sequence of the model RefSeq protein was modified relative to this genomic sequence to represent the inferred CDS: inserted 1 base in 1 codon): MEGKEEISDTDSGIILHSGPDSPATIMKDVTTHTRAVKLKHQSLEDRLELCLLELKKLCIREAELTGRLSADYPLLPGEKPPQIRQRIGAAFKLEEQSIPQGTLNSELNSVEAELSLQLQIHKAVQRLCCEEHQSKAVKRSRLQQCKREEKKVKQLQDTAFQLRLQHGRSSPRPDCTSTQRDQGTSDDSSLSDSALLDEVEVISQSSQPSVELPHLGGPVDPPQPPLDPSXPPGPSPRESPTTTPTLEELQSLFNTSLELEPPPIEHSPWTESSLDQPYQKTKKKSHSGSRKSSSPATTPVLPPVDTCCRDTALTLQFSSHLKLSYTQSNSAPSTPEMHLRRQLSLRLPNSEPPLNLDKDRGRTRVPRRLLTDYVVTSPGESPVLRAGYGNPIYHSSSETEDSNSEHSAPSYTSSPCREMPCDLPRQSQLTYKYQHSSPNDNHRPMAYPPGPGFYQNPQHQSNPSFHRGYYDDRMVYPSEMDMTRLYHGTPLPCHPSQYEHWYEEAPLHPQRALRSLPPHIRLSRAPSLREYPHHPSRGLPQQVVNEELKSWHQRKQFRPRSLDRQGTARVRSVQSPLTQHNKYHEQAPQRRVIQRAADGSPVQWFVDDDSEIVSQV, encoded by the exons ATGGAGGGTAAAGAAGAGATCAGTGACACAGACAGTGGTATCATTCTCCACTCTG GCCCTGATAGTCCTGCCACCATTATGAAGGACGTGACCACTCACACCCGGGCCGTCAAGCTCAAGCACCAGTCACTGGAAGACCGACTAGAGCTCTGCCTACTGGAGCTGAAGAAGCTTTGCATCCGAGAGGCT GAGCTGACTGGTCGGCTGTCTGCAGACTACCCTTTGCTGCCTGGGGAGAAGCCACCTCAAATCCGCCAACGAATCGGAGCTGCCTTCAAACTAGAAGAGCAGAGCATCCCACAGGGAACA CTGAACTCTGAGCTGAACTCTGTGGAAGCTGAGCTATCCCTGCAGTTGCAGATACACAAAGCGGTCCAAAGACTGTGCTGTGAGGAACACCAGAGCAAGGCGGTGAAGAGAAGCCGGTTACAGCAGTGCAAGCGTGAGGAGAAGAAAGTCAAACAACTGCAGGACACAGCGTTTCAGCTGCGCCTACAGCATGGGCGGTCTTCACCACGGCCAGACTGCACCAGCACACAGAGAG ATCAGGGCACTTCTGATGATAGCTCTCTGTCGGATTCGGCACTGCTCGACGAAG TAGAGGTGATTAGTCAGTCATCTCAACCATCCGTGGAGCTCCCTCACCTAGGAGGACCAGTAGATCCTCCCCAGCCTCCCCTTGACCCCT CACCCCCTGGGCCTAGCCCCCGCGAGTCTCCCACTACTACTCCAACCCTGGAGGAGCTACAGTCTCTTTTCAACACCAGCCTGGAATTGGAGCCCCCTCCCATCGAGCACTCGCCCTGGACAGAGTCCAGTCTGGACCAGCCTTACCAGAAGACCAAGAAGAAGTCACACTCTGGTAGCAGAAAGTCAAG TAGTCCAGCCACGACCCCTGTGTTGCCTCCTGTGGATACCTGTTGTAGAGACACGGCCCTGACACTGCAGTTCTCCTCCCATCTCAAACTGAGCTACACCCAGTCCAACAGTGCACCATCCACCCCGGAGATGCACCTTCGCCGCCAGCTCTCTCTCAG ACTTCCCAACAGTGAGCCTCCGTTGAACCTGGATAAGGATCGAGGACGTACCCGTGTTCCCAGGAGGCTACTAACGGATTACGTGGTAACGTCTCCAGGCGAGTCCCCTGTCCTGAGGGCAGGCTACGGAAATCCCATATACCATTCCAGCTCTGAGACTGAGGACAGTAACTCTGAACACTCTGCCCCATCCTACACCAGTTCACCATGTCGTGAGATGCCTTGTGACCTGCCCAGGCAGTCTCAGCTCACCTATAAGTACCAACACTCCAGCCCCAATGACAATCATCGACCAATGGCCTACCCCCCAGGCCCCGGCTTCTACCAGAACCCCCAGCACCAGTCCAACCCCAGCTTCCACAGGGGTTACTATGACGACAGGATGGTCTACCCTTCAGAGATGGACATGACCAGGCTGTATCATGGCACCCCGCTCCCCTGTCACCCCAGCCAGTATGAACACTGGTACGAGGAGGCCCCTTTGCACCCCCAGCGGGCTCTCAGGTCCCTGCCCCCTCACATCAGACTGTCCCGCGCCCCTTCGCTCCGGGAGTACCCTCACCACCCATCCAGAGGCCTCCCCCAGCAGGTGGTAAACGAAGAGCTCAAGTCGTGGCACCAGCGCAAACAGTTCAGACCTCGCTCCCTGGACAGACAGGGCACGGCCAGGGTGAGGAGCGTACAGTCACCTCTCACCCAGCACAACAAGTACCATGAACAG GCTCCCCAGAGACGTGTCATCCAGAGGGCAGCGGACGGGTCCCCAGTGCAGTGGTTTGTGGATGACGACTCTGAGATCGTCAGTCAGGTGTAG